The following coding sequences lie in one Halogeometricum rufum genomic window:
- the mce gene encoding methylmalonyl-CoA epimerase has protein sequence MEFHHLGVATADASGLAALFAELFDAPVAHEEEFDGMTVLFLELEPGYFELLEPHEGGAISRYLENHGPGIHHVALQTDDIEGALETARGAGVELIDDEPRPGAWGHEVAFLHPKSTGGVLVEFVSH, from the coding sequence ATGGAGTTCCACCACCTCGGCGTCGCCACCGCCGACGCCAGCGGACTCGCCGCCCTGTTCGCCGAACTGTTCGACGCGCCGGTCGCCCACGAGGAGGAGTTCGACGGCATGACCGTGCTGTTCCTCGAACTGGAGCCGGGCTACTTCGAACTGCTCGAACCGCACGAGGGCGGCGCGATATCCCGGTATCTGGAGAATCACGGGCCGGGCATCCACCACGTCGCCCTGCAGACCGACGACATCGAAGGAGCGTTGGAGACGGCGCGCGGCGCGGGCGTCGAACTCATCGACGACGAACCGCGACCCGGCGCGTGGGGGCACGAGGTGGCGTTCTTACACCCCAAGTCGACGGGCGGCGTCCTCGTGGAGTTCGTCTCGCACTGA
- a CDS encoding YbjQ family protein, translated as MLSTTTESVPGRETVEVLGVVRGNTVRARNVGRDVTQSLRNLVGGELNSYTGLMTEARDEAADRMEAEAESLGADAVVNVRFTTSNVAQSAAEILAYGTAVRLADEAAGSAADTAERDDDTAGPDPDAVD; from the coding sequence ATGCTCTCCACCACCACCGAATCGGTCCCCGGCCGCGAGACGGTCGAAGTGCTCGGCGTCGTCCGCGGGAACACGGTCCGCGCGCGGAACGTCGGCCGCGACGTCACGCAGAGCCTCCGCAACCTCGTCGGCGGCGAGTTGAACTCCTACACGGGGCTCATGACCGAGGCGCGAGACGAAGCCGCCGACCGGATGGAGGCCGAGGCCGAATCGCTGGGTGCCGACGCCGTCGTCAACGTCCGCTTCACCACCTCGAACGTCGCCCAGAGCGCGGCGGAGATTCTGGCCTACGGGACCGCCGTCCGACTCGCGGACGAGGCGGCCGGAAGCGCCGCCGACACGGCCGAACGTGACGACGACACGGCCGGTCCTGACCCCGACGCGGTCGACTGA
- a CDS encoding acyl-CoA mutase large subunit family protein gives MFDPDELDRIREAKAEWEEETLSPTLERFGEREEEFTTDTEGQEVQRLYTPADIDDHDYRADAGFPGEEPYTRGVYPTMHRGRLWTMRQYAGMGTATETNERFEYLIDEGSSGLSMAFDLPTQKGYDSDAAMAAGEVGKAGVAIDSLRDMEVVFDGIPLDEVSTSMTINAPAAVLLAMYIAIGDRQGVPREELRGTIQNDILKEYIARNLYIYPPEASMRLITDIFEFCAAETPNFNTISISGYHIREAGSTAAQEIAFTLGDGIEYVQAALDAGLDVDEFAPQLSFFFNAHNNVLEEVAKFRAARRMWAKIMEDRFGAENPKSKQLKFHTQTGGSTLTAQQVENNVVRVGYQALAAVLGGTQSLHTNGKDEALSLPTEKSVRTALRTQQILAHESGAADTIDPLAGSYYVESLTDELEAEAFEILDEVDRRGGMLEAVKSQWVQRQIQDVAYERQREIEEGERIIVGVNEYQVDDEEPETDLEDVDEEDEERQKERLQEVKDERDDEEVEAALAALRDAAAGDANLVPPIVDAVKAYATVGEISNALRDEFGEYRPSA, from the coding sequence ATGTTCGACCCCGACGAGCTGGACCGTATCCGCGAGGCGAAGGCGGAGTGGGAGGAGGAGACGCTCTCGCCGACGCTGGAGCGATTCGGGGAGCGCGAGGAGGAGTTCACGACCGACACGGAGGGCCAGGAGGTGCAGCGACTCTACACGCCCGCCGACATCGACGACCACGACTACCGCGCGGACGCCGGGTTCCCCGGCGAGGAACCGTACACGCGCGGCGTCTACCCGACGATGCACCGCGGCCGCCTGTGGACGATGCGGCAGTACGCGGGCATGGGCACCGCCACGGAGACGAACGAGCGGTTCGAGTACCTCATCGACGAGGGCTCCTCGGGGCTGTCGATGGCGTTCGACCTGCCCACGCAGAAGGGGTACGACTCGGACGCCGCGATGGCCGCCGGCGAAGTCGGGAAGGCGGGCGTCGCCATCGACAGCCTGCGCGACATGGAAGTCGTCTTCGACGGCATCCCGCTGGACGAGGTGTCCACCTCGATGACCATCAACGCGCCCGCGGCCGTCCTCCTCGCGATGTACATCGCCATCGGCGACCGGCAGGGCGTCCCGCGCGAGGAACTCCGCGGCACCATCCAGAACGACATCCTGAAGGAGTACATCGCTCGCAACCTCTACATCTACCCGCCCGAGGCGTCGATGCGCCTCATCACGGACATCTTCGAGTTCTGCGCCGCGGAGACGCCGAACTTCAACACTATCTCCATCTCGGGCTACCACATCCGGGAGGCCGGTTCGACCGCGGCCCAGGAGATAGCCTTCACGCTCGGCGACGGCATCGAGTACGTGCAGGCGGCCCTCGACGCCGGCCTCGACGTGGACGAGTTCGCGCCGCAACTGTCGTTCTTCTTCAACGCGCACAACAACGTCCTCGAAGAGGTGGCGAAGTTCCGCGCCGCCCGCCGGATGTGGGCGAAGATAATGGAGGACCGCTTCGGCGCGGAGAACCCGAAGTCCAAGCAGTTGAAGTTCCACACGCAGACCGGCGGTTCGACGCTGACGGCCCAGCAGGTGGAGAACAACGTCGTCCGCGTCGGTTATCAGGCGCTGGCCGCCGTCCTCGGCGGGACGCAGAGCCTCCATACGAACGGGAAGGACGAGGCGCTGTCGCTGCCCACCGAGAAGTCCGTCCGCACCGCCCTGCGCACCCAGCAGATTCTCGCCCACGAGTCCGGGGCCGCCGACACCATCGACCCCCTCGCCGGCAGTTACTACGTGGAGTCGCTGACCGACGAGTTGGAGGCGGAGGCGTTCGAGATTCTGGACGAGGTGGACCGCCGCGGCGGGATGCTCGAAGCGGTCAAGTCCCAGTGGGTCCAGCGGCAGATTCAGGACGTCGCCTACGAACGGCAGCGCGAGATAGAGGAGGGCGAGCGAATCATCGTCGGCGTCAACGAGTATCAGGTTGACGACGAGGAACCCGAGACGGACCTCGAAGACGTCGACGAGGAGGACGAGGAACGCCAGAAAGAGCGACTGCAGGAGGTGAAGGACGAACGCGACGACGAGGAGGTCGAGGCGGCACTCGCCGCCCTGCGAGACGCCGCCGCGGGCGACGCGAACCTCGTCCCGCCCATCGTCGACGCCGTGAAGGCCTACGCCACCGTCGGGGAGATTTCGAACGCGCTCCGCGACGAGTTCGGCGAGTACCGCCCGTCGGCCTGA
- a CDS encoding O-methyltransferase, giving the protein MDTDDLRRYLSGLAPDHDDVQAEMADYADREGFPIVGPAAGGTLRVLARLVDAESVFEFGSGFGYSASWWARGMRAGRVVLTEIDPEELDMGREWLPAGDYAPSFDYREGDALSVVEEYDGPFDCVLVDHQKERYADGFHAVREKVAPGGVVVADNVVRGPADFDTLVAYAEGEPVPDDASAQTRGIAAYLDAVRAAPDFETTILPVGSGLAVSTRV; this is encoded by the coding sequence ATGGACACGGACGACCTGCGCCGGTATCTGTCCGGACTGGCGCCCGACCACGACGACGTACAGGCGGAGATGGCCGACTACGCCGACCGCGAGGGGTTCCCCATCGTCGGTCCGGCGGCGGGCGGGACCCTCCGCGTCCTCGCCCGCCTCGTCGACGCCGAGTCCGTCTTCGAGTTCGGGTCCGGCTTCGGCTACTCCGCGTCGTGGTGGGCGCGGGGGATGCGCGCCGGGCGCGTCGTCCTGACGGAGATAGACCCCGAGGAACTGGACATGGGCCGCGAGTGGCTCCCCGCGGGCGACTACGCCCCGTCGTTCGACTACCGCGAGGGCGACGCGCTCTCCGTCGTCGAGGAGTACGACGGCCCGTTCGACTGCGTCCTCGTGGACCACCAGAAGGAGCGCTACGCGGACGGCTTCCACGCGGTCCGCGAGAAGGTCGCCCCCGGCGGCGTCGTCGTCGCCGACAACGTCGTCCGCGGGCCGGCGGACTTCGACACCCTCGTCGCCTACGCCGAGGGCGAACCTGTGCCGGACGACGCCTCGGCGCAGACGCGCGGCATCGCCGCGTACCTCGACGCCGTGCGCGC